ctgtgtgcagagcactgaactgtgctctttccactagaccacgctgcttctctggagggtAGAGTAGAGAGAGGCATTACACGTTTCTATTTACTGGCAGGGAAGAGTCTAACACTGAACTAGAGGTGACCAATCTGTACTGCAAAGAGAATGCTGGATGATCTCAAATAACAGTTGAATTGGCCATTTGTTCAGTGGATTTTAGTGCTGGAAGGGCAGACTGAGATATAATGATAAAACTGTGGTATGGAAGTTTGCACGTGTCTCTTGGCTAGAACCAAAATGATactatactatgtgtcaagcactggattacgtgctggggaagagacaagataatcaggtcggtcacagttgctgttccacatggaactcacagtctaaggggagggagaacaagtattgaattcccaaatGACcaatgcggaaactgaggcacagagaagtaaaatgactcacctaaggtcacacggcagtcaagtggcagagacaggattagaaacctggtctttccattaggccacaaagcTTTCCAGTCTTCAGCAAGTCCTTGTTCAAGACGAACGACCCCTCTCTGGATTTGTACTTGACAGGCAAGTCTGTCTTTTGCAGTGGGCTCCCAACAATCAAACCATTTGAGACTGTCCTTCGCTATGCCTTTATACTGTTATTCTGCCTTCTTGGTTTGCGTGTGCCCCGCTTAGGTTCACTAAACAGCCGCTTGCGTGTCCTGCTGTCAGGCATTCTCCTCAAATATCCCTCCCAGCAGGAGCTATCTTGCGGTAAACATTGTTTAATGCTAACAGCTTCCCAGGTTCTTGGTGTTGGAAAGCTTGTCCATAGTCTTGATGGTGGAGagtagcaattaatcaatcaatcatatttattcattcattcaatcgtatttattgagcgcttactatgtgccgagcactggactaagtgcttggaatgtacaatttagcaacagatagagacaatccctgcccaacgggctcacaatctcaatgggggagacagacaacaaaacaaaacaaaacaagtagtctggcatcaatatcatcaagataaatagaatcacagatatatacacatcattaacagagtagagtaataaataatatatacaaatatgaacaagtgctgtggggaggggaagggggaagagtagagggagggagaagggggaggggaggagcagagggaaagggaaggctcagtctgggaaggcctactggaggaggtgagctctcagtaggtctttgaagaggggaagagagttagtttggcagatgtgaggcgggagggcattccaggtcagcggtaggacgtgggccaggggtcgacggcaagacaggcgtgaacgagggaccatgaggaggtaggcagcagaggagcggagtgtatgcggtgggttgtagaaggacagaagggaggtgagataggagagggctaggtgatggagagctttgaagctaagagtgaggagtttttctttcatgcaaaggttgataggcaaccactggaggtttgtgaggaggggagtgatatgcccagagagtttctggagaaagatgatccgggcagcgcgatgaggaatagactggagcagggagagacaggaggatgggagctcagagaggaggctgatgcagcaatccagttgggttattatgagagtttgtacaagcaaggtagcagtttggatggagaggaaagggtggatcttggtgatattgtgaaggtgagatcagcaggttttagtgacggattgtatgtgtggggtgaatgagagaacagagtcaaggatgacaccaaggttgcgggcctgtgagacaagaaggatggtagtgccgtccacagtgacagagcagtcagggagatgacagggtttgggagggaagataaggagctcagtcttggacatgttgagttttaggtggcgggcagacatccaggtggagacatcctgagggcaggaggagatatgagcctggagggagggggagacagcaggggcggagatgtagatttgggtgtcatctaagtagagatgatagttgaagccgggggagcgaatgagttcaccaagggagtgagtatagatggaaaacagaagggagccaagaacagacccttgaggaacccctacagttagtggatgggagtgggaggaggagcccgcgaaggagaccgagaatgaacggctagagagataagaggagaactaggagaggacggagtccgcgaagccaaggtgagataaagtgtggaggagaaggggatggtcgacagtgtcaaaggcagctgagaggtcgaggattaggatagagtaggggccattggatttggcaagaagggggtcactggtgacctttgagagggcggtttcggtggagtggaagggacgacagccagattggagggggtccaggagagagttgaaattgaggaattcaaggcagagagtgtagacgattcgttctaggagtttggaaaggaaaggcaggagggagataggatgataactgaaaggggaaggggggtcaagagagggttttttttaggatgggggagacatgggcacgtttgaaggcagaggggaagaagccgttggagagtgagcagttaaagatggaagttaaggaggggaggagggaagggggtgatagTTTTTACAAGGTGAGCGGGAAcagggtctgaagcacaggtggagagggtggcacttgcgaggagggaggagatctcctctgaggatactgctgggaaggatgaaaaagtaggggagagggtcgagagttggggcgatggagaagggagggtgtgactttggggagcacttactgtgtgcagagcactgtacgaagcacttgggagagtacaatataacaaggttggtagaggtgttccctgcacacaagggacTTACCCTGGAGCTCTTCATCCTCGGTTACACATGTTTCTTAGCTTATTTTGGATGTCCCACTGCAAGTTTTagtagattcaatagtatttattgagcgcttactgtgtgcagagcactgtactaagcgcttggaatgaacaagtcggcaacagatagagacagtccctgccgtttgacgggcttacaggctaatcgggggagacggacagacaagaacaatggcaataaatagagtcaaggggaagaacatctcgtaaaaacaatggcaactaaatagaatcgaggcgatgtacatttcattaacaaaataaatagggtaatggaaatatatacagttgagcggacgagtacagtgctgaggggatgggaagggagagggggaggagcagagggaaagggggaaaagagggtttagctgcggagaggtgaaggggggggtggtagagggagtagaaggagaagaggagctcagtctgggaaggcctcttggaggaggtgagttttaagtagggttttgaagaggggaagagaatcagtttggcggaggtgaggagggagggcgttccaggaccgcgggaggacgtggcccaggggtcgacggcgggataggcgagacctagggacggtgaggaggtgggcggcagaggagcggagcgtgcggggtgggcggtagaaagagagaagggaggagaggtaggaaggggcaaggtgatggagagccttgaagcctagagtgaggagtttttgtttggagcagaggttgataggcaaccactggaggtgtttaagaaggggagtgacatgcccagatcgtttctgcaggaagatgagccgggcagcggagtgaagaatagaccggagcggggcgagagaggaggaagggaggtcagagagaaggctgacacagtagtctagccgggatataacgagagcccgtagcagtaaggtagccgtttgggtggagaggaaagggaggatcttagcgatattgtaaaggtgaaaccggcaggtcttggtaacggataggatgtgtggggtgaacgagagagacgagtcaaggatgacaccgagattgcgggcctgagagacgggaaggatggtcgtgccatccacggtgatagagaaggcCTCTACTGTGGCCTACTAAATCATGAACTTCATAAATCATGAACTACAGGGTGTTTTTCCATCTCTTGATTTGCTGTAAATAGCTTTTTCATCTCTGAATCATTTTCATCAAACCAGGCTTGGTATTATCTTTTTGCCATACTCAGTCTTGATGGCTCCCTGATGATTCAGACTCTCGGAGAAACGCCCATTCGTTGTTCACATTGGTACTTGTGGGTGAGTTTCCTCATTCCAGTAGACCGCCGTGACGTTGTCAAAAAGCACTTTGCAGTTTTATTTATTATCAAGGAGGTTGAGGTGGAATTGTTTTAATGGTCTGGATGCTGCTTTCTGATGCGGTGATGTATCGAGAGATCAAATTTGGAGTTCATGAGTGGACAGTCGGTCCAGCGTCCGGTCTTGTGTGTGGCTGCCATGATCTGAAGATCTTCCAAGTCCCACTGATGGAGGATGGAGGcagacgggttctaatcctggctctgtcacttgtttgctgtgtgaccctgggcaagtcaattaaaatTCACTTAaagtttctgtgcctcactttccttatctggaaaatgaggattcaatacctgttctcccatccccttagactgtgagccccatgtgggactgtgccaAGTACAAtatcataagtgcttggatcagcatagcagcagcttggatggagagaaaggggcagattccagagatgttgtgaagaaagaacctacagaatttggtgacagattgaatatgtgggttgaatgagagaggtgaatcaAATATAATGCCaagccttgtgggacagggaggatggtagtctTGTCTATGGTGATAGAAAAGTCTaggggagggcaaggtttgggtggaaagatgaggagttctgttttggatatgttaggtttgaggtgtcggcgcgacgtccaagtagagatgttctgaagacgggaagaaatacgagactgcagaggaagagagagatagggacCTGAGTGATAGATTCGGTAGTAGAtttttgcatagagatggtaattgaagccatgggagatgaggaaaggaagggggaggtaaACTGGACACTGTGTTTCTTACTTTTATTGTAATCAATTTCTTCACAGACATACTGGGTCCCAAAGTCATCtgcaggactgaggctcatttgTCGTCCTGTTTTAGACAGGcaaatccatcatcatcatcactctcccaaatgcctagatcCGTACTCCCAAACCTACTGGATTGAAACAATCTcaccatcctcttcttcctccagtgcCACCAGCACTTAGCTCGTCATctctggggcagggctggaggcTACTCTTACCATCCTCCTCCCTGGTGCCCACGGGAATCTAGATGGGTGCATGCTGCTGGGGACAGTTCTCCTCCACAGCTGCTGGGGTGGGAGTCTGTTATCAGATCTGGCTCATCCTGCAGCCTGGTGAGGATGACGGAAATCCTACAGGTCCTCGAGCTGGGCAAGGAGTAGAGCTGCCATTTTGGctccctccttgacccctttATAGCTCCTAGGGGATGGAGTAAGCTAGCTACATCTACCCTTCCTGTTCCTGAGTGTGGCACTCATTTCAGTCAgaaaaaccattttttttccttaccaAAAGGATGTAGCTCTATAGACTACTAAGTGTCCTTAAACCTCCTGAGATAAAGTGGGGTCCATCTCCCCTGCATCACGTAGCAACTTCTTACCACTCGCTTCAACGCTCTTCACAAACTATCTCGCCTTCTTTGCTCCACCTAAGTTCACCTACTAACTGttccttgctcttgactctcccaaccCCAACCTGTCACTTGGACTGTTCAaaccagcctggaattccctccccctccgaaATCCACAatatccctatcttcaaagccttcctaaaaacccaacctccttcaggaaggctttcctGATGAATTCTCAACACCCTAGACACATCAATccaacaacaatcaatcaatcaatagtatttattttgtacTTAATAAATtttctgcagagtactgttcttacagcttgggagaatacaagagagttgctagacacattccctgcccacaaggagattacagtgcaGAATAAATTAcaatgtaaaataaattacagatacataatgtaaggacatgtacataagtgctttggggctgagggtggggtgaatatcaagtctttaagggatacagatccgactgcataggcgacacagaagggagaggggatggaagaaATACGGGCTtagtcagaagggagaggggatggaagaaatacgggcttagttgggggaggccccatggggagagtggtgatctgtcggtaatggaggagggagggggggacggagttccaggccagaagcaggacgtgagcaaggggtcagtggagacgGATGAGATAGAGGAACAAAGAGTAGGTTAGGGTTAgatgagccaagtgtgcaggctgggttgcagtaggagatcagcgaggtaaggtaggagggggagagctgattgagtgcctttaagctgatggtagggcgtttctgtttgatgagcaagtggatgggcaatcactggaggcttttgaagcagggtgatcagtaaggaggctgaagcagtagtctaagcaggatatgacaagtgcttggatcaccatggaagcagtttggatggagaggaaagtgcagattctaGCACTTATTTTTATCCCtatcctcagtacttatgtacctatgtatatttttatttgtacATTGATTCTTTTCTTCAATTATGTATTCGGTTATCTCTTCCTGACACATTTATACTCTTTCCTGCTatattgttcttcctcctgttccccctaTCTCTGAATACTTTTGGTTGGTCTGTCCACTTCTTTTAGTTTGTAAGCTActggagggcagtgatcatgtgtcATAAAACCGCTGTTTATTACCAGGCCCTCTCCCCAGTACTTCAGAGTTTAGGTGcttgctcaatcaatgctatttattgagcacgtgcagagcactgtactaagggtttggaaaagtacaatacaaaagagttggcagacaggatcccggcccataaggagcttacagtctacagggggagacagtccaAGTCCATCAGGGATAGGGGAATAGTAGCATACCACTGAAGATGGAACCAGAGTAACGCAGTTTAAAACTACAATATTAATTCATCTGAAAATGGTTATTTTGAACAAAATTAGCAATAGGAAGTTATAATTCTCTGGGAACGCTGCAAAACTATTCTTAAAAACGAAGGGCTCTTAACAAGCCATGTCACTAAAACAGGGTCTCACAATGGTGGAAATCTACTTTATATATGGTACAACTGAAAAAGGCACCATTTCCAGAAAAATATTGCTCAGTACCTTATTGCAACATTAATGCTAATTCCACCACTAATAACAGTTCCCTAAGTGATTACAAGTTTTTGAAACTCTGAACTAGCCTTTTGCCCTTTCAAATTAGAGAAGAATGCTTAGGCAGGAGGGCTCCCAGGTGCCACCAATTTTTTTCAAATTCCTGGAATTTGCAGTGCAGACAAAACTGTGTAGACGCCACTCATAATCACAGAGCATTAAACAATGATCGAACCTTCTAGCTCATTACGCCCAGTTTTCCTTGCTAGCTTTAGAGGTCACAGCTTGTTCTTCTGTCGACTGTATGACTGCATGAAGGAATGCTCGGAGGATGACATTAGGGCATTAAGATCATATTCAACATCAAAGGAAGGTTTTTTCTCCACAACAATCAGTGCAAGAAATACTGCAATCTTGGCCGTGAGTCCCCATATGCGATAGGTCACTTGATTTTGGGGGTCCACATAATCAAAGCAGTGGACATAACTTGAGTTGCTGAGAAATGTCATTTGTAGCTTTTTGTATATTTGCGGTCTGAGAAAGTACTCCAGCGGTACCAAGAACACTTCACTCACTTCGTCTGGATTAAGTCGGAGCTGGGAGATATTTTCTATAAATCCCACCACTGGCGTGACCACACCACCAGTCTAAAAGAAACACAAAATAAACCCGCAAATGAAACTATTATACTATTAAAGGTGGGAGAGAATTGCACTGCTAACCTGCTTACAATGTACATCAGGAGTTCAATCATAACAATGAAGTCTGAGATGCTGAACTTATCTATTGTTTTTAACCCGAGGATGAGGGAGATATTGGACAGAATCATTTACTCGCCTTGCAGATTCACCCAGGAGACCAATCTGGTGGGGAGGGTTATCTGAAAATtaattctccttccctcccgttCTCTCTCGGACAGGGGCTCGAGTAAGGCAATGAGTATTTCTTCGGTCCCTCAAGTGCCTTGGAAATGTGTTAAACTCCTTCACGATAATCCAGATTGGCCAACCTGCTCGAGTGGTAAGGTTGGAGCTTTTTCACGAACACTCATAAATAATTCACAGCGGCACACTATAGACAAATGCAATTCGATGGCAACCTTTGGATGTGATGAATCACACTTGCTAATaattcctttccatttcttttaATAACTCTCTCACATCGATCTCGTAGCATTACAAACAACCCCATTGCAGTGCATGATTTCTGGCTGAAAACCATTTTATATATATGCAAAATTCTATAATCATACTGTTTTTAGAGTCAGGAACGAAAGCCTTTTTTGCCATTATGGTAAATCACTGTCCTTGAGCTGCCCTGATGAATGCAGGCCCGAGCCAGCTTGCCCCTGAACCTCTTGGGCTGGCTTTTTTTCATATGGCCCTGGTACACCTGTGTCCACACCATATTCAgatggaaatggcagagtataatgacatctacataagagctgtggggctgagggtggggtgaatatcaagtgtatatgagaagcaatatggtctggtggaaagaggacctgggttctaatcccggctctaccacttaccttctgtgtgaccttggacaagtcacttcacttcactgagcctcagtttcctcatctggattaTGGGGATTCAGAAACTGTATTCCttcctatttagcctgtgagccccatgtgggacagggactgtgtacaacctgattatcttgtttctactccagcgcatggtaagcacttaatgaatatcacaatttttattatcatcagtacacattcattcattcaatcgtatttattgagcgcttactgtgtgcagagcaccgtactaagaactagggagagtaccatacaacaagtaactgacacattccctgcccctcaacgagcttacggtctgggggctggggagctgggggacagacagacagcaatacaaataaataattattcattcattcattcattcaatagtatttattgagcacttactatgtgcagagcactgtactaagcgcttgggatgaacaagtcggcaacagatagagacagtccctgccgtttgacgggcttacagtctaatcgggggagacggacagacaagaacaatggcactaaacagcgtcaaggggaagaacatctcataaaaacaatggcaactaaatagaatcaaggcgatgtacaaatcattaacaaaataaatagggtaacgaaaatatatacagtcgagcggacgagtacagtgctgtggggatgggaagggagaggtggaggagcagagggaaaaggggaaaatgaggctttagctgcggagaggtaaaggggggatggcagagggagtagagggggaagaggagctcagtctgggaacgcctcttggaggaggtgatttttaagtaaggttttgaagagggaaagagaatcagtttggcggaggtgaggagggagggcgttccaggaccgcgggaggacgtgacccaggggtcgacggcgggataggcgagaccgagggacggtgaggaggtgggcggcagaggagcggagcgtgcggggtgggcggtagaaagagagaagggaggagaggtaggaaggggcaaggtgatggagagccttgaagcctagagtgaggagtttttgtttggagcggaggttgataggcaaccactggagttgtttaagaaggggagtgacatgcccagatcgtttctgcaggaagatgagccgggcagcggagtgaagaatagaccggagcggggcgagagaggaggaagggaggtcagagagaagactgacacagtagtctagccgggatataacgagagcccgtaatagtaaggtagccgtttgggtggagaggaaagggcggatcttggcgatattgtagaggtgaaaccggcaggtcttggtaacggataggatgtgtggggtgaacgagagagatgagtcaaggatgacaccgagattgcgggcctgcgggacgggaaggatggtcgtgccatccacggtgatagagaagtctgggagaggaccgggtttgggagggaagatgaggagctcagtcttgctcatgttgagttttaggtggcgggccgacatccaggtggagacgtcccggaggcaggaggagatgcgagcctgaagggagggggagaggacaggggcggagatgtagatctgcgtgtcatctgcgtagagatggtagtcaaagccgtgagagcggatgagttcaccgagggagtgagtgtaaatggagaacagaagagggccaagaactgacccttgaggaactccaacagttaaaggatgggagggggaggaggctccagcgtaggagaccgagaatgatcggccagagaggtaagaggagaaccaggagaggacagagtccgtgaaggcaaggtgagataaggtatggaggaggaggggatggtcgacagtgtcaaaggcagcagagaggtcaaggaggatcagaatggagtaggagccattggatttggcaagaaggaggtcatgggtgaccttagagagagcagtctcggtagagtggaggggacggaagccagattggagggggtctaggagagaatgggagttaaggaattctaggcatcgattgtagacgactcgttctaggattttggaaaggaagggtagtagggagataggacgataactggagggggaagtggggtcaagagcgggtttttttaggatgggggagacgtgggcatgtttgaaggcagaggggaaggagcccttggagattgagtggttaaaaatagaagttaaggaagggaggagggcaggggcgatggttttaagaaggtgagagggaatggggtccgaggcgcaggtg
This sequence is a window from Ornithorhynchus anatinus isolate Pmale09 chromosome X2, mOrnAna1.pri.v4, whole genome shotgun sequence. Protein-coding genes within it:
- the NUDT7 gene encoding peroxisomal coenzyme A diphosphatase NUDT7, which produces MESLSKIIKNRAKARLREFDVGAKFSHLSSRKFSVLLPLVVKEGELQVLLTVRSKQLRRSPGQVCFPGGKSDPSDKDEIATALREAQEEVGLDPQHVEVICRLVPCVDQTGGVVTPVVGFIENISQLRLNPDEVSEVFLVPLEYFLRPQIYKKLQMTFLSNSSYVHCFDYVDPQNQVTYRIWGLTAKIAVFLALIVVEKKPSFDVEYDLNALMSSSEHSFMQSYSRQKNKL